The following are encoded in a window of Oryza glaberrima plastid, complete genome genomic DNA:
- the psbJ gene encoding photosystem II protein J: protein MADTTGRIPLWLIGTVTGIAVIGLIGVFFYGSYSGLGSSL from the coding sequence ATGGCCGATACTACTGGAAGAATTCCTCTTTGGCTGATAGGTACTGTAACCGGTATTGCTGTGATTGGTTTAATAGGTGTTTTCTTTTACGGTTCATATTCTGGATTGGGTTCATCTCTATAG
- the cemA gene encoding envelope membrane protein, translating to MKKKKALPSFLYLVFIVLLPWGVSFSFNKCLELWIKNWWNTRQSQTLLTAIQEKRVLERFMELEDLFILDEMIKEKPNTHVQNPPIGIRKEIIQLAKIDNEGHLHIILHFSTNIICLAILSGSFFLGKEELVILNSWVQEFFYNLNDSVKAFFILLVTDFFVGFHSTRGWELLIRWVYNDLGWVPNELIFTIFVCSFPVILDTCLKFWVFFCLNRLSPSLVVIYHSISEA from the coding sequence ATGAAAAAAAAGAAAGCATTGCCTTCTTTCCTATATCTTGTATTTATCGTACTTTTGCCTTGGGGAGTCTCTTTCTCTTTTAACAAATGTCTGGAACTTTGGATTAAGAATTGGTGGAATACCAGGCAATCCCAAACTCTCTTAACTGCTATTCAAGAGAAAAGAGTTCTAGAAAGATTCATGGAATTAGAAGACCTTTTTATCTTGGACGAAATGATAAAAGAGAAACCGAATACACATGTACAAAACCCCCCTATAGGAATACGCAAGGAAATAATACAATTGGCCAAAATAGATAATGAGGGTCATCTCCATATCATTTTGCATTTCTCGACAAATATAATCTGTTTGGCTATTCTAAGTGGTTCTTTTTTTCTGGGTAAAGAGGAACTTGTTATTTTGAATTCTTGGGTTCAGGAATTCTTCTATAACTTAAATGACTCAGTAAAAGCTTTTTTTATTCTTTTAGTTACTGATTTTTTTGTTGGATTTCACTCCACCCGCGGTTGGGAACTACTAATTCGTTGGGTCTATAACGATCTTGGATGGGTTCCTAACGAGCTAATTTTCACTATTTTTGTTTGTAGTTTTCCTGTGATTCTAGATACATGTTTGAAATTTTGGGTCTTTTTTTGTTTAAACCGCCTATCTCCTTCGCTTGTAGTCATTTATCATTCAATTAGTGAAGCATAA
- the ndhC gene encoding NADH dehydrogenase subunit 3 translates to MFLLHEYDIFWAFLIIASLIPILAFWISALLAPVREGPEKLSSYESGIEPMGGAWLQFRIRYYMFALVFVVFDVETVFLYPWAMSFDVLGISVFIEAFIFVLILVVGLVYAWRKGALEWS, encoded by the coding sequence ATGTTTCTGCTTCACGAATATGATATTTTTTGGGCATTTCTAATAATAGCAAGCCTTATTCCTATTTTAGCATTTTGGATTTCAGCACTTTTAGCTCCGGTTCGTGAAGGACCAGAGAAGCTTTCTAGTTATGAATCGGGTATAGAACCCATGGGGGGGGCTTGGTTACAATTCCGAATACGCTATTACATGTTTGCGCTAGTTTTTGTTGTTTTTGATGTGGAAACGGTCTTTCTCTACCCTTGGGCAATGAGTTTCGACGTATTGGGTATATCCGTTTTTATCGAAGCTTTCATTTTCGTGCTTATCCTAGTTGTTGGTTTAGTTTATGCATGGCGAAAAGGAGCCTTGGAATGGTCTTAA
- the atpB gene encoding ATP synthase CF1 beta subunit, whose translation MRTNPTTSRPGVSTIEEKSTGRIDQIIGPVLDVTFPPGKLPYIYNALVVKSRDTDGKQINVTCEVQQLLGNNRVRAVAMSATDGLMRGMEVIDTGAPLSVPVGGATLGRIFNVLGEPVDNLGPVDTSATFPIHRSAPAFIELDTKLSIFETGIKVVDLLAPYRRGGKIGLFGGAGVGKTVLIMELINNIAKAHGGVSVFGGVGERTREGNDLYMEMKESGVINEKNLEESKVALVYGQMNEPPGARMRVGLTALTMAEYFRDVNKQDVLLFIDNIFRFVQAGSEVSALLGRMPSAVGYQPTLSTEMGSLQERITSTKKGSITSIQAVYVPADDLTDPAPATTFAHLDATTVLSRGLASKGIYPAVDPLDSTSTMLQPRIVGNEHYETAQRVKQTLQRYKELQDIIAILGLDELSEEDRLTVARARKIERFLSQPFFVAEVFTGSPGKYVGLAETIRGFQLILSGELDGLPEQAFYLVGNIDEASTKAINLEEENKLKK comes from the coding sequence ATGAGAACCAATCCTACTACTTCTCGTCCCGGGGTTTCTACAATTGAAGAAAAAAGTACAGGGCGTATCGATCAAATTATTGGACCCGTGCTGGATGTCACTTTTCCCCCGGGCAAGTTACCTTATATTTATAATGCTTTGGTAGTCAAGAGTCGAGACACTGACGGTAAGCAAATTAATGTAACTTGTGAGGTACAACAATTATTAGGAAATAATCGAGTTAGAGCTGTAGCTATGAGTGCTACAGATGGGTTGATGAGAGGAATGGAAGTGATTGACACGGGAGCTCCTCTCAGTGTTCCTGTCGGTGGAGCTACTCTTGGACGAATTTTCAACGTTCTTGGGGAGCCTGTTGACAATTTGGGTCCTGTAGATACTAGTGCAACATTCCCTATTCATAGATCCGCGCCCGCCTTTATCGAGTTAGATACGAAATTATCCATCTTTGAAACTGGTATTAAGGTGGTCGATCTTTTAGCTCCTTATCGGCGTGGAGGAAAAATCGGACTATTTGGGGGAGCTGGAGTAGGTAAAACAGTACTCATCATGGAATTAATCAACAATATTGCTAAAGCTCACGGGGGCGTATCCGTATTTGGCGGAGTAGGGGAACGGACTCGTGAAGGAAATGATCTTTATATGGAAATGAAGGAATCTGGAGTAATTAATGAAAAAAATCTTGAGGAATCAAAGGTAGCTCTAGTCTATGGCCAAATGAATGAACCGCCAGGAGCTCGTATGAGAGTTGGTTTGACTGCCCTAACTATGGCAGAATATTTCCGAGATGTTAATAAGCAAGACGTGCTTCTATTCATCGATAATATCTTTCGTTTTGTTCAAGCAGGATCGGAGGTATCTGCCTTATTAGGGAGAATGCCCTCTGCAGTGGGTTATCAACCTACTCTTAGTACAGAAATGGGTTCTTTGCAAGAAAGAATTACTTCTACTAAAAAGGGATCTATAACTTCGATCCAAGCGGTTTATGTACCTGCGGACGATTTGACCGACCCTGCTCCTGCTACAACATTTGCACATTTGGATGCTACTACCGTACTTTCCAGAGGATTAGCTTCCAAAGGGATTTATCCTGCAGTAGATCCTTTAGATTCAACCTCAACTATGTTACAACCTCGGATCGTTGGCAACGAACATTATGAAACTGCGCAAAGAGTTAAGCAAACTTTACAACGTTACAAAGAACTTCAGGACATTATCGCAATTCTTGGGTTGGATGAATTATCGGAGGAGGATCGTTTAACTGTAGCAAGAGCACGAAAAATTGAGCGCTTCTTATCACAACCGTTTTTTGTGGCAGAAGTTTTTACCGGTTCTCCGGGAAAGTATGTTGGTCTTGCAGAAACTATTAGGGGATTTCAACTAATCCTTTCCGGAGAATTAGACGGCCTACCCGAACAGGCTTTTTATTTGGTGGGTAACATCGATGAAGCTAGCACGAAAGCTATAAACTTAGAAGAGGAGAACAAATTGAAGAAATGA
- the atpE gene encoding ATP synthase CF1 epsilon subunit — protein MKLNLYVLTPKRIIWDCEVKEIILSTNSGQIGVLPNHAPINTAVDMGPLRIRLLNDQWLTAVLWSGFARIVNNEIIILGNDAELGSDIDPEEAQQALEIAEANVSRAEGTKELVEAKVALRRARIRVEAVNWIPPSN, from the coding sequence ATGAAATTAAATCTTTATGTACTGACTCCTAAGCGAATTATTTGGGATTGTGAAGTGAAAGAAATCATTTTATCTACTAATAGTGGCCAAATTGGCGTATTACCAAACCACGCCCCCATTAACACAGCTGTAGATATGGGTCCCTTGAGAATACGCCTCCTCAACGATCAATGGTTAACGGCGGTTCTGTGGAGCGGTTTTGCCAGAATAGTTAATAATGAGATCATCATTTTAGGAAATGATGCGGAACTGGGTAGTGACATTGATCCGGAAGAAGCTCAACAGGCACTTGAAATAGCCGAAGCTAACGTGAGTAGAGCTGAGGGTACGAAAGAATTGGTTGAAGCGAAGGTAGCTCTCAGACGAGCTAGGATACGAGTCGAGGCTGTTAATTGGATTCCCCCATCTAATTGA
- the ycf4 gene encoding photosystem I assembly protein Ycf4: protein MNWRSEHIWIELLKGSRKRGNFFWACILFLGSLGFLAVGASSYLGKNIISVLPSQQILFFPQGVVMSFYGIAGLFISAYLWCTILWNVGSGYDRFDRKEGVVCIFRWGFPGIKRRVFLRFLMRDIQSIRIQVKEGLFPRRILYMEIRGQGAIPLTRTDEKFFTPREIEQKAAELAYFLRIPMEVF from the coding sequence ATGAATTGGCGATCAGAACACATATGGATAGAACTTCTAAAAGGTTCTCGAAAAAGAGGTAATTTTTTCTGGGCCTGTATTCTTTTTCTAGGTTCACTAGGATTCTTAGCGGTTGGGGCTTCCAGTTATCTTGGTAAGAATATTATATCTGTACTTCCATCTCAACAAATTCTTTTTTTTCCACAGGGGGTCGTGATGTCTTTCTACGGAATCGCAGGCCTATTCATTAGCGCTTACTTGTGGTGCACTATTTTGTGGAATGTAGGCAGTGGTTATGACCGATTCGATAGAAAAGAGGGAGTAGTGTGCATTTTTCGTTGGGGATTCCCTGGAATAAAACGTCGCGTCTTCCTTCGATTCCTTATGCGGGATATCCAATCAATTAGAATTCAGGTTAAAGAAGGTCTTTTTCCTCGTCGTATCCTTTATATGGAAATCCGGGGCCAGGGGGCCATTCCCTTGACTCGTACTGATGAGAAGTTTTTTACTCCACGAGAAATTGAACAAAAAGCTGCCGAATTGGCTTATTTCTTGCGCATACCAATGGAAGTATTTTGA
- the ndhK gene encoding NADH dehydrogenase subunit K: MSLIEFPLLDQTSSNSVISTTLKDLSNWSRLSSLWPLLYGTSCCFIEFASLIGSRFDFDRYGLVPRSSPRQADLILTAGTVTMKMAPSLVRLYEQMPEPKYVIAMGACTITGGMFSTDSYSTVRGVDKLIPVDVYLPGCPPKPEAVIDALTKLRKKISREIVEDRTLSQKKNRCFTTSHKLYVRRSTNTGTYEQELLYQSPSTLDISSETFFKSKSPVSSYKLVN; encoded by the coding sequence ATGAGTTTGATTGAGTTTCCCCTACTTGACCAAACAAGTTCCAATTCCGTTATTTCAACTACACTAAAAGATCTTTCGAATTGGTCAAGACTCTCTAGTTTATGGCCCCTTCTATATGGTACCAGTTGTTGTTTCATTGAATTTGCTTCATTAATAGGCTCACGATTCGACTTTGATCGTTATGGATTGGTACCAAGATCAAGTCCTAGGCAAGCGGACCTAATTTTAACAGCCGGTACAGTAACAATGAAAATGGCTCCCTCTTTAGTGAGATTATATGAGCAAATGCCTGAACCAAAATACGTCATTGCTATGGGAGCTTGTACTATTACTGGTGGAATGTTCAGTACGGATTCCTATAGTACTGTTCGGGGAGTTGATAAGTTAATTCCTGTGGACGTCTACTTGCCGGGTTGCCCACCTAAACCAGAGGCTGTTATAGATGCCCTAACAAAACTTCGTAAGAAGATATCGCGAGAAATAGTTGAGGATCGAACTCTATCTCAAAAGAAAAATCGATGTTTTACTACCAGCCACAAGCTTTATGTTCGGCGCAGTACTAATACTGGAACTTATGAGCAAGAATTGCTCTATCAATCACCATCTACTTTAGACATATCTTCTGAAACTTTTTTCAAATCCAAAAGTCCAGTATCTTCCTACAAATTAGTGAATTAG
- the psbE gene encoding photosystem II protein V — MSGSTGERSFADIITSIRYWVIHSITIPSLFIAGWLFVSTGLAYDVFGSPRPNEYFTESRQGIPLITDRFDSLEQLDEFSRSF; from the coding sequence ATGTCTGGAAGCACGGGAGAACGTTCTTTTGCTGATATTATTACCAGTATTCGATACTGGGTTATTCATAGCATTACTATACCTTCCCTATTCATTGCGGGTTGGTTATTTGTCAGTACGGGTTTAGCTTATGACGTGTTTGGAAGTCCTCGGCCAAACGAGTATTTCACAGAAAGCCGACAAGGAATTCCGTTAATAACCGACCGTTTTGATTCTTTAGAACAACTCGATGAATTTAGTAGATCCTTTTAG
- the psbL gene encoding photosystem II protein L → MTQSNPNEQNVELNRTSLYWGLLLIFVLAVLFSNYFFN, encoded by the coding sequence ATGACACAATCAAACCCGAATGAACAAAATGTTGAATTGAATCGTACCAGTCTATACTGGGGTTTATTACTCATTTTTGTACTTGCTGTTTTATTTTCCAATTACTTCTTCAATTGA
- the petA gene encoding cytochrome f has protein sequence MENRNTFSWVKEQMTRSISVSIMIYVITRTSISNAYPIFAQQGYENPREATGRIVCANCHLANKPVDIEVPQAVLPDTVFEAVLRIPYDMQLKQVLANGKKGGLNVGAVLILPEGFELAPPDRISPELKEKIGNLSFQSYRPNKKNILVIGPVPGKKYSEIVFPILSPDPAMKKDVHFLKYPIYVGGNRGRGQIYPDGSKSNNTVYNATSTGVVRKILRKEKGGYEISIVDASDGRQVIDLIPPGPELLVSEGESIKLDQPLTSNPNVGGFGQGDAEIVLQDPLRVQGLLFFFASVILAQVFLVLKKKQFEKVQLYEMNF, from the coding sequence ATGGAAAATAGAAATACTTTTTCTTGGGTAAAGGAACAGATGACTCGATCGATTTCTGTATCGATCATGATATACGTAATAACTCGGACATCTATTTCAAATGCATATCCCATTTTTGCGCAGCAAGGTTATGAAAACCCACGAGAAGCAACTGGACGAATTGTATGTGCCAATTGCCATTTAGCGAATAAGCCTGTGGATATTGAAGTTCCCCAAGCAGTGCTTCCCGATACTGTATTTGAAGCAGTTCTTCGAATTCCTTATGATATGCAACTGAAACAAGTTCTTGCTAATGGGAAAAAGGGAGGGTTGAATGTGGGTGCTGTTCTTATTTTGCCCGAGGGATTCGAATTAGCGCCGCCCGACCGTATTTCTCCTGAGTTGAAAGAAAAGATAGGAAATCTCTCTTTTCAGAGTTATCGTCCCAATAAAAAAAATATTCTTGTGATAGGCCCTGTTCCCGGTAAGAAATATAGTGAAATCGTCTTTCCCATTCTTTCCCCCGACCCTGCTATGAAGAAAGACGTTCATTTCTTAAAATATCCCATATATGTGGGGGGAAACCGAGGAAGGGGACAGATCTATCCTGATGGTAGCAAGAGTAACAATACGGTCTATAATGCAACGTCAACAGGTGTAGTAAGAAAAATACTGCGTAAAGAAAAGGGGGGATATGAAATATCCATAGTCGATGCATCGGATGGACGCCAAGTGATTGATCTTATACCTCCCGGTCCAGAACTTCTTGTTTCAGAGGGGGAATCGATCAAGCTTGATCAACCATTAACAAGTAATCCTAATGTGGGAGGGTTTGGTCAGGGGGATGCAGAAATAGTGCTTCAGGATCCATTACGCGTTCAAGGCCTTTTGTTCTTCTTCGCATCCGTTATTTTGGCACAAGTTTTTTTGGTTCTCAAAAAGAAACAGTTTGAAAAGGTTCAATTGTACGAAATGAATTTCTAG
- the ndhJ gene encoding NADH dehydrogenase subunit J — MQQGWLSNWLVKHEVVHRSLGFDHRGIETLQIKAEDWDSIAVILYVYGYNYLRSQCAYDVAPGGSLASVYHLTRIQYGIDNPEEVCIKVFAQKDNPRIPSVFWIWRSSDFQERESFDMVGISYDNHPRLKRILMPESWIGWPLRKDYITPNFYEIQDAH, encoded by the coding sequence ATGCAGCAGGGTTGGTTATCTAATTGGCTAGTCAAACATGAGGTGGTTCATAGATCTTTGGGCTTCGATCATCGAGGAATAGAGACTTTGCAAATAAAAGCAGAGGATTGGGATTCCATTGCTGTCATTTTATATGTATATGGTTACAATTATTTACGTTCCCAATGTGCTTATGACGTTGCACCCGGTGGATCTTTAGCTAGCGTGTATCATCTTACGAGAATACAGTATGGTATAGATAACCCAGAAGAAGTATGCATAAAAGTCTTTGCCCAAAAGGATAATCCTAGAATCCCATCTGTCTTCTGGATTTGGAGAAGTTCCGATTTTCAAGAACGCGAATCTTTTGATATGGTGGGAATCTCTTATGATAATCATCCACGCCTTAAACGTATCCTAATGCCTGAAAGTTGGATAGGCTGGCCCTTACGTAAGGACTATATAACCCCCAATTTCTATGAAATACAAGATGCTCATTGA
- the rbcL gene encoding ribulose-1, 5-bisphosphate carboxylase/oxygenase large subunit, with the protein MSPQTETKASVGFKAGVKDYKLTYYTPEYETKDTDILAAFRVTPQPGVPPEEAGAAVAAESSTGTWTTVWTDGLTSLDRYKGRCYHIEPVVGEDNQYIAYVAYPLDLFEEGSVTNMFTSIVGNVFGFKALRALRLEDLRIPPTYSKTFQGPPHGIQVERDKLNKYGRPLLGCTIKPKLGLSAKNYGRACYECLRGGLDFTKDDENVNSQPFMRWRDRFVFCAEAIYKSQAETGEIKGHYLNATAGTCEEMIKRAVFARELGVPIVMHDYLTGGFTANTSLAHYCRDNGLLLHIHRAMHAVIDRQKNHGMHFRVLAKALRMSGGDHIHAGTVVGKLEGEREMTLGFVDLLRDDFIEKDRARGIFFTQDWVSMPGVIPVASGGIHVWHMPALTEIFGDDSVLQFGGGTLGHPWGNAPGAAANRVALEACVQARNEGRDLAREGNEIIRSACKWSPELAAACEIWKAIKFEFEPVDKLDS; encoded by the coding sequence ATGTCACCACAAACAGAAACTAAAGCAAGTGTTGGATTTAAAGCTGGTGTTAAGGATTATAAATTGACTTACTACACCCCGGAGTACGAAACCAAGGACACTGATATCTTGGCAGCATTCCGAGTAACTCCTCAGCCGGGGGTTCCGCCCGAAGAAGCAGGGGCTGCAGTAGCTGCCGAATCTTCTACTGGTACATGGACAACTGTTTGGACTGATGGACTTACCAGTCTTGATCGTTACAAAGGCCGATGCTATCACATCGAGCCCGTTGTTGGGGAGGATAATCAATATATCGCTTATGTAGCTTATCCATTAGACCTATTTGAAGAGGGTTCTGTTACTAACATGTTTACTTCCATTGTGGGTAACGTATTTGGTTTCAAAGCCCTACGCGCTCTACGTCTGGAGGATCTGCGAATTCCCCCTACTTATTCAAAAACTTTCCAAGGTCCGCCTCATGGTATCCAAGTTGAAAGGGATAAGTTGAACAAATACGGTCGTCCTTTATTGGGATGTACTATTAAACCAAAATTGGGATTATCTGCAAAAAATTATGGTAGAGCATGTTATGAGTGTCTACGCGGTGGACTTGATTTTACCAAAGATGATGAAAACGTAAACTCACAACCATTTATGCGTTGGAGGGACCGTTTTGTCTTTTGTGCCGAAGCTATTTATAAATCACAGGCCGAAACCGGTGAAATTAAGGGGCATTACTTGAATGCGACTGCAGGTACATGCGAAGAAATGATTAAAAGAGCTGTATTTGCGAGGGAATTAGGGGTTCCTATTGTAATGCATGACTACTTAACCGGGGGATTCACCGCAAATACTAGTTTGGCTCATTATTGCCGCGACAACGGCCTACTTCTTCACATTCACCGAGCAATGCATGCAGTTATTGATAGACAGAAAAATCATGGTATGCATTTCCGTGTATTAGCTAAAGCATTGCGTATGTCTGGGGGAGATCATATCCACGCTGGTACAGTAGTAGGTAAGTTAGAAGGGGAACGCGAAATGACTTTAGGTTTTGTTGATTTATTGCGCGATGATTTTATTGAAAAAGATCGTGCTCGCGGTATCTTTTTCACTCAGGACTGGGTATCCATGCCAGGTGTTATACCGGTGGCTTCAGGGGGTATTCATGTTTGGCATATGCCAGCTCTGACCGAAATCTTTGGAGATGATTCTGTATTGCAATTTGGTGGAGGAACTTTAGGACATCCTTGGGGTAATGCACCTGGTGCAGCAGCTAATCGGGTGGCTTTAGAAGCCTGTGTACAAGCTCGTAACGAAGGGCGCGATCTTGCTCGTGAAGGTAATGAAATTATCCGATCAGCTTGCAAATGGAGTCCTGAACTAGCCGCAGCTTGTGAAATATGGAAAGCGATCAAATTCGAGTTCGAGCCGGTAGATAAACTAGATAGCTAG
- the psbF gene encoding photosystem II protein VI: MTIDRTYPIFTVRWLAVHGLAVPTVFFLGSISAMQFIQR; this comes from the coding sequence ATGACCATAGATCGAACCTATCCTATTTTTACAGTGCGATGGCTGGCTGTTCACGGACTAGCTGTACCTACTGTTTTTTTCTTGGGATCAATATCAGCAATGCAGTTCATCCAACGATAA
- the psaI gene encoding photosystem I subunit VIII, with product MMDFNLPSIFVPLVGLVFPAIAMASLFLYVQKNKIV from the coding sequence ATGATGGATTTTAACTTACCCTCTATTTTCGTGCCTTTAGTAGGCTTAGTATTTCCGGCAATTGCAATGGCTTCTTTATTTCTTTATGTGCAGAAAAATAAGATTGTCTAG